CGCTACAATGATGCGCAGCATGCTGCCTCCGGCAAAACTTCAGCCAATGAGGACGAGTTCACGGGGAAATTCAAACTGCTGGTGCCGAATCAAAAGATCGTGGAAGAAGTGGTATTCAAATCCGATGATCCTGCTTTTGCGGGAAACATGATCATCACTACAACACTGAAACAGACTCCCGGCGGAACGCAGGTGAATATAATGGCAGAGCAGGTACCGGAAGGGATCAGTGCTGAAGATCATTATGCAGGAATGATGTCCAGCCTGAAGAATCTTGCTATGTATACGGAACAGGAGCCGGATATCACGGTATAGGGTATGCGATTTACCATACCGGGCAGTCATATTGCCGCAGCTTTCGGTCTCTCTTCCCTTTCGATACTTCTTTCTTTTTACCCGGCTTGATCACCAGCGCCAAATACCCGCCTCCATTCTGTAAATTATTTTTCGTAAAGATGTAAGCGAGATTATGCAGGCCGAACAATACAGGGCCTGCTTTCACGGCTGCGCCTATCCAGAATTTCTTTTCATAATTGAACTGGGCCGGCAGGTAGAATCCGAATTTCCGTGTTTCCCATCTGGGGGTGATGGTGATGAAATTCATCTCTTTGGTATATAGTCTGCGATCGCCAACAAGCGGCGTGAGGTTGAGCGATATTTCCCCGTTCACATAGAATGCCTGTGTTATGAACCTGTCTACATTCAACACAGCACGTGTTGGATTGATCACCTGGAAAACTCCTGAGGGAATGCGCACATTATTGAAAAGGGTAGCAGCACTGTCGTTGAAACCGCGGATGCCGTTAACGGTTCCGAACTTCTGATCGAAGTCGGTGGCTGCAACTCCTGATTTGAGTGTGCGCAATATCCTGCTGTTGCTGCTGTACCGGTACTGGTTGTAACCGATATCCAGTACTGACAGGCCGATCTTCCAGGTATAGTCCCAGTATTCATCATCACTGTCGTTGAAGGAACGGAGCCCGCCTTCCTTTACAAGAAATTCCAGTCCTGCATCCAGTGAAATGCCGCCCTGCGCATTGCCGATGAAGTTCCTGATATTGGTGGATTGGGAAAGATCATTGTCCCATTTATCGAAATTGGCTGAATAAGCATAGAAGGCTTCGAGGCCATTTACCTGGTATTGAGGTTCGGGGCCGCCGGGAATGGGTGTGACGGTGCCGCTGACGAGATTGCTGTAGCCGCCTGCCAATCCGCGTGTAACCTTCACTGTTATACCAGCATTAAGGCGGCTCTGGTCATTATCCCAGATGGTGCGTGCATAGCTCCCGTAGACTTCGATCCAATTGCTGCTGATCACATCATTGGAGAGCGGGATATTGCCCTGGTTGATGGTGAGGAACTGGTCTACGTTATGGAGCGTGTCCAGGTAGGCAAAGCGACTGGTCTTGTTGCGTGTATAGCCGCGGATATTGATGCCTGCTGCCACAGCATTTTTCCGGTTGATGGAATAGCGGGCATTGAGCAGGTTGATATTGAAATTGACATTTGCATACCGCTCCTCATTCTTTGGATTGATCTGGTACCTCGCATCGCCGGGTGGGGTGATGAGTGAATAGTTGCGGACGGTAAAAATATTGGTAGTGGCCTTTGCCTGAACGCCAAAGACGGTGAGGTCCCAGGGCC
This portion of the Pseudobacter ginsenosidimutans genome encodes:
- a CDS encoding SRPBCC family protein, which encodes MTDSSKRTDNVSLLIRSSPETIYDACLDPDAIASWRPPSGMSCEIFEFDPREGGRYRMVFRYNDAQHAASGKTSANEDEFTGKFKLLVPNQKIVEEVVFKSDDPAFAGNMIITTTLKQTPGGTQVNIMAEQVPEGISAEDHYAGMMSSLKNLAMYTEQEPDITV